In one Hippocampus zosterae strain Florida chromosome 10, ASM2543408v3, whole genome shotgun sequence genomic region, the following are encoded:
- the alkbh8 gene encoding alkylated DNA repair protein alkB homolog 8 isoform X1 — protein sequence MEIIVEKNTKVCRMGKLDKKLLRKQIKSSHTLLKHEGISTRSEPTKSLVIANGGLGNGVTREELAALLKEMGEVESLVMPPHKPYAFVTYGSEENARKAHIHLNGQTLRCGAQNSVTLYLSFVGSVPCEQQACVTLPVGLVLVEDFVSPEEEALLLAAIDWSSTSDAVTAQRALKHRRVKHFGFEFRYDNNNVDKDKPLPEGLPEECQPVLERIMANGHTKFMPDQLTVNQYESGQGIPPHVDTHSAFEDTILSLSLGAKTLMEFRHPDGRVVSVALPARSLLVMQGESRYLWTHGITPRKFDMVPACDPQCSLSTTCNLSAGNQLTLTKRLTRTSFTFRKIRHEPCCCASPSACDSQVASSPPSPPILPRGHGDAARLEEEYVHRVYDTIAPHFSSTRHSPWPRVCHFLSSLSPGNVLADVGCGNGKYLGVNPEVISVGCDRSRALVQICAERGFQAFVSDALCVPLRTATCDACISIAVIHHFSTRERRLAAVKELVRLLKPGGHALIYVWAFEQEYKQQKSKYLKDHNPRNNTAKDNPEPHGKSSVFAGSNPEDNKKRPSDNCKVTDDKLSVHINRTAFNSRDLLVPWHLKEGKGEKRKEGDSGEGVFHRYYHVFQQGELEQLCVEVEGVKVQTSYYDQGNWCVILEKDSRG from the exons ATGGAGAtaattgtggaaaaaaacacgAAGGTCTGCCGAATGGGTAAACTTGACAAGAAACTTCTCCGTAAACAGATTAAATCCAGTCACACTTTGCTGAAACACGAAGGAATCAGTACTCGGTCGGAACCCACGAAG AGTTTGGTAATAGCTAATGGTGGCCTCGGGAATGGTGTCACGAGGGAGGAGCTGGCTGCTCTGCTCAAAGAGATGGGAGAGGTGGAAAGCCTCGTCATGCCCCCTCACAAGCCCTATGCTTTTGTCACATATGG ATCTGAGGAGAATGCCCGGAAAGCTCACATCCACCTGAACGGTCAAACACTTCGGTGTGGAGCACAGAATAGTGTGACTCTCTACCTCAGCTTTGTTGGCTCAG TTCCGTGTGAGCAACAGGCTTGTGTGACTTTGCCAGTTGGACTAGTGTTGGTTGAGGATTTTGTTTCTCCAGAGGAAGAAGCTTTACTGCTTGCTGCCATTGACTGGTCATCCACTAGTGATGCTGTCACTG CACAAAGAGCTCTGAAGCACAGAAGAGTCAAACATTTCGGCTTTGAATTTCGCTATGACAATAACAATGTGGACAAAGACAAGCCATTACCTGAAG gtCTTCCTGAAGAGTGTCAGCCTGTACTGGAAAGAATTATGGCGAATGGACATACAAAGTTCATGCCCGACCAGCTGACTGTTAACCAATATGAGTCTGGACAGG GTATCCCTCCTCACGTGGATACCCACTCTGCCTTTGAGGACACCATCCTTTCACTAAGCCTGGGGGCGAAG ACTTTGATGGAGTTTCGCCATCCCGACGGCCGTGTAGTAAGTGTTGCTTTGCCAGCACGAAGCCTCTTGGTCATGCAAGGAGAGAGCCGTTACCTCTGGACACACGG aatcaCTCCTCGTAAATTTGACATGGTGCCCGCCTGCGACCCCCAATGCTCACTTTCTACAACATGTAACCTGAGTGCCGGCAACCAACTCACCTTGACCAAAAGACTCACTCGAACGTCTTTCACTTTCCGCAAGATTAGACATGAACCTTGCTGCTGTG CTTCCCCCTCCGCATGTGATAGTCAAGTAGCTTCCTCTCCACCATCTCCCCCTATACTTCCTCGAGGCCATGGTGATGCAGCCCGTCTGGAGGAGGAGTACGTTCACCGGGTTTACGACACAATCGCCCCCCACTTCAGCAGCACAAGACACTCCCCTTGGCCACGTGTGTGCCACTTCCTGTCCTCGCTCTCTCCTGGAAATGTGTTGGCCGATGTTGGCTGTGGAAATGGAAAGTATTTGGGGGTCAACCCAGAGGTCATTAGT GTGGGCTGCGACCGGAGCAGAGCGCTCGTCCAAATCTGTGCTGAGCGAGGTTTCCAAGCATTTGTTTCCGATGCCCTCTGTGTCCCACTTCGAACAGCTACTTGTGACGCCTGTATCTCTATTGCCGTCATACACCACTTTTCCACACGA GAGCGTCGCTTGGCAGCTGTGAAGGAGTTGGTGAGACTTTTGAAACCTGGGGGTCATGCTCTCATCTACGTCTGGGCTTTTGAGCAAGAGTACAAGCAGCAGAAGTCCAAGTATCTCAAAGACCACAACCCGAGAAACAACACAGCCAAGGACAACCCTGAGCCTCACGGAAAATCCAGTGTCTTTGCCGGAAGCAACCCTGAAGATAACAAGAAAAGGCCTTCCGATAATTGCAAAGTGACTGATGACAAACTTAGTGTTCATATTAATCGCACAGCCTTCAACTCTCGGGACCTTCTTGTTCCATGGCATCTGAAAGAGGGgaaaggagaaaaaagaaaggagGGTGACTCAGGAGAGGGTGTCTTCCACCGTTATTACCACGTGTTCCAGCAGGGAGAGCTGGAACAACTGTGTGTGGAGGTGGAGGGAGTCAAAGTGCAGACTAGCTACTATGACCAGGGTAACTGGTGTGTTATTTTAGAGAAGGACTCCAGAGGTTGA
- the alkbh8 gene encoding alkylated DNA repair protein alkB homolog 8 isoform X2 produces the protein MEIIVEKNTKVCRMGKLDKKLLRKQIKSSHTLLKHEGISTRSEPTKSLVIANGGLGNGVTREELAALLKEMGEVESLVMPPHKPYAFVTYGSEENARKAHIHLNGQTLRCGAQNSVTLYLSFVGSVPCEQQACVTLPVGLVLVEDFVSPEEEALLLAAIDWSSTSDAVTGLPEECQPVLERIMANGHTKFMPDQLTVNQYESGQGIPPHVDTHSAFEDTILSLSLGAKTLMEFRHPDGRVVSVALPARSLLVMQGESRYLWTHGITPRKFDMVPACDPQCSLSTTCNLSAGNQLTLTKRLTRTSFTFRKIRHEPCCCASPSACDSQVASSPPSPPILPRGHGDAARLEEEYVHRVYDTIAPHFSSTRHSPWPRVCHFLSSLSPGNVLADVGCGNGKYLGVNPEVISVGCDRSRALVQICAERGFQAFVSDALCVPLRTATCDACISIAVIHHFSTRERRLAAVKELVRLLKPGGHALIYVWAFEQEYKQQKSKYLKDHNPRNNTAKDNPEPHGKSSVFAGSNPEDNKKRPSDNCKVTDDKLSVHINRTAFNSRDLLVPWHLKEGKGEKRKEGDSGEGVFHRYYHVFQQGELEQLCVEVEGVKVQTSYYDQGNWCVILEKDSRG, from the exons ATGGAGAtaattgtggaaaaaaacacgAAGGTCTGCCGAATGGGTAAACTTGACAAGAAACTTCTCCGTAAACAGATTAAATCCAGTCACACTTTGCTGAAACACGAAGGAATCAGTACTCGGTCGGAACCCACGAAG AGTTTGGTAATAGCTAATGGTGGCCTCGGGAATGGTGTCACGAGGGAGGAGCTGGCTGCTCTGCTCAAAGAGATGGGAGAGGTGGAAAGCCTCGTCATGCCCCCTCACAAGCCCTATGCTTTTGTCACATATGG ATCTGAGGAGAATGCCCGGAAAGCTCACATCCACCTGAACGGTCAAACACTTCGGTGTGGAGCACAGAATAGTGTGACTCTCTACCTCAGCTTTGTTGGCTCAG TTCCGTGTGAGCAACAGGCTTGTGTGACTTTGCCAGTTGGACTAGTGTTGGTTGAGGATTTTGTTTCTCCAGAGGAAGAAGCTTTACTGCTTGCTGCCATTGACTGGTCATCCACTAGTGATGCTGTCACTG gtCTTCCTGAAGAGTGTCAGCCTGTACTGGAAAGAATTATGGCGAATGGACATACAAAGTTCATGCCCGACCAGCTGACTGTTAACCAATATGAGTCTGGACAGG GTATCCCTCCTCACGTGGATACCCACTCTGCCTTTGAGGACACCATCCTTTCACTAAGCCTGGGGGCGAAG ACTTTGATGGAGTTTCGCCATCCCGACGGCCGTGTAGTAAGTGTTGCTTTGCCAGCACGAAGCCTCTTGGTCATGCAAGGAGAGAGCCGTTACCTCTGGACACACGG aatcaCTCCTCGTAAATTTGACATGGTGCCCGCCTGCGACCCCCAATGCTCACTTTCTACAACATGTAACCTGAGTGCCGGCAACCAACTCACCTTGACCAAAAGACTCACTCGAACGTCTTTCACTTTCCGCAAGATTAGACATGAACCTTGCTGCTGTG CTTCCCCCTCCGCATGTGATAGTCAAGTAGCTTCCTCTCCACCATCTCCCCCTATACTTCCTCGAGGCCATGGTGATGCAGCCCGTCTGGAGGAGGAGTACGTTCACCGGGTTTACGACACAATCGCCCCCCACTTCAGCAGCACAAGACACTCCCCTTGGCCACGTGTGTGCCACTTCCTGTCCTCGCTCTCTCCTGGAAATGTGTTGGCCGATGTTGGCTGTGGAAATGGAAAGTATTTGGGGGTCAACCCAGAGGTCATTAGT GTGGGCTGCGACCGGAGCAGAGCGCTCGTCCAAATCTGTGCTGAGCGAGGTTTCCAAGCATTTGTTTCCGATGCCCTCTGTGTCCCACTTCGAACAGCTACTTGTGACGCCTGTATCTCTATTGCCGTCATACACCACTTTTCCACACGA GAGCGTCGCTTGGCAGCTGTGAAGGAGTTGGTGAGACTTTTGAAACCTGGGGGTCATGCTCTCATCTACGTCTGGGCTTTTGAGCAAGAGTACAAGCAGCAGAAGTCCAAGTATCTCAAAGACCACAACCCGAGAAACAACACAGCCAAGGACAACCCTGAGCCTCACGGAAAATCCAGTGTCTTTGCCGGAAGCAACCCTGAAGATAACAAGAAAAGGCCTTCCGATAATTGCAAAGTGACTGATGACAAACTTAGTGTTCATATTAATCGCACAGCCTTCAACTCTCGGGACCTTCTTGTTCCATGGCATCTGAAAGAGGGgaaaggagaaaaaagaaaggagGGTGACTCAGGAGAGGGTGTCTTCCACCGTTATTACCACGTGTTCCAGCAGGGAGAGCTGGAACAACTGTGTGTGGAGGTGGAGGGAGTCAAAGTGCAGACTAGCTACTATGACCAGGGTAACTGGTGTGTTATTTTAGAGAAGGACTCCAGAGGTTGA
- the LOC127608635 gene encoding sarcolipin, which yields MDRSAQELFLNFMIVLITVLLMWLLVKTYQD from the coding sequence ATGGATCGCTCGGCGCAGGAACTCTTCCTCAACTTCATGATCGTCTTAATCACCGTTCTCTTGATGTGGCTGCTGGTAAAAACATATCAGGACTAA
- the kbtbd3 gene encoding kelch repeat and BTB domain-containing protein 3 isoform X2, whose product MVLLLWLSRKSPALRSENDIRCCRAMFEAAMRECDDGSVTLCNQSLAVVDSFLDFAYSGEILITEGNVDSLFQLASFLQVSVLFRACSDFLLGMIDLGNCLSLLALAEVYGSDSLLQSAMDFVVQNFHDLSNTQDFLDMQVNVLEECLRSDALCVPSEESVVMSLLKWIHRDIPGRQKLLPALLPLTRLHQLPQHALETLHDSDLLSGNHSCMALISAAQNRQSQHCGLFTDARPATTQSYIYIHKTEENGEIRHSFCYCLETDQWKELGMDQGDGMSTVPDLPGSHLTSYAEKMFITGGCRGNCFRTVRIHVAEPFHDATDEVWCFSPATRTCTPAPAMPRPRTMHTAVVCMDRVYVIGGRTKGSTGASPSLLEVEYFNPLAKSWFSVSPLPTAIFYPEASACGSIIYTLGSEVEITDSFNPSLDCFFSYDAQLDQWCRLVAEFGQFFHATLVKAVSINKTLHLCDLSTYKVFSFCPQTCVWKGEGSFECAGFNAGAVGTREKIYILGGDYSPDEITDEVQVYHSDRSQWEEVTPMPRALTEFHCQLISFNRHTNPWRDIE is encoded by the exons ATGGTTCTGCTACT ATGGCTGAGCAGAAAGAGCCCTGCACTGAGATCCGAGAACGACATACGCTGCTGCAG GGCCATGTTTGAGGCGGCTATGCGAGAATGTGATGATGGTTCAGTAACACTGTGTAACCAGTCTCTGGCTGTGGTGGACTCCTTCCTGGATTTTGCCTACTCTGGCGAGATTCTTATTACAGAAGGAAATGTAGACTCACTGTTTCAGCTCGCCTCCTTTTTGCAG GTGTCAGTTCTGTTCAGAGCCTGCAGTGACTTCTTGTTAGGAATGATAGATCTTGGTAACTGCCTGTCACTGTTGGCCCTCGCTGAAGTGTATGGCTCAGACTCCCTCCTCCAAAGTGCCATGGACTTTGTGGTTCAAAACTTCCACGACCTTTCCAACACTCAAGACTTCCTGGACATGCAG GTGAATGTGTTGGAGGAATGCCTCAGGTCAGATGCCCTCTGTGTGCCCAGTGAGGAGTCTGTGGTCATGTCACTTCTAAAATGGATCCACCGAGACATTCCGGGAAGACAGAAGCTGCTACCTGCATTGTTACCTCTGACGAGACTTCACCAGCTACCACAACACGCACTTGAG ACTCTTCATGACTCAGATCTGCTTAGCGGCAATCATTCCTGTATGGCTCTGATCTCAGCGGCTCAAAATAGACAGAGTCAGCACTGTGGCCTATTCACCGATGCCAGGCCTGCCACCACACAAAGCTACATTTACATCCACAAGACGGAGGAGAACGGAGAGATCCGACACTCTTTCTGCTACTGCCTGGAAACAGACCAGTGGAAGGAGCTTGGAATGGACCAGGGGGATGGAATGAGCACAGTGCCAGACCTGCCCGGCTCCCACCTGACAAGCTATGCTGAGAAG ATGTTTATCACTGGAGGTTGCCGTGGAAACTGTTTCCGGACAGTACGAATCCACGTGGCAGAGCCTTTCCATGATGCTACCGATGAGGTTTGGTGCTTCTCCCCTGCAACTAGAACCTGCACACCGGCTCCAGCGATGCCCAGACCCCGAACCATGCACACAGCAGTGGTCTGTATGGACCGAGTTTATGTCATTGGGGGGCGGACGAAAGGATCCACAGGGGCTTCTCCCAGTCTACTAGAG GTGGAGTATTTTAACCCATTGGCCAAGAGCTGGTTTTCAGTCAGTCCACTGCCGACAGCAATCTTCTATCCTGAGGCCAGTGCTTGTGGCAGCATTATCTACACTTTGGGATCAGAGGTGGAGATAACAGACTCCTTCAATCCCTCACTGGACTGTTTCTTTAGCTATGATGCCCAACTGGACCAGTGGTGCCGCCTGGTGGCAGAATTTGGCCAGTTTTTCCACGCGACGCTAGTCAAGGCCGTGTCAATTAAtaaaacactgcacctctgtgACCTGTCCACTTACAAG GTGTTCAGTTTCTGCCCTCAGACATGTGTGTGGAAGGGCGAGGGGTCATTTGAGTGTGCAGGGTTCAACGCTGGAGCAGTTGGTACAAGAGAGAAAATTTACATTTTAGGTGGAGACTATTCCCCTGATGAGATTACAGATGAAGTCCAG GTGTACCATAGTGACAGGAGTCAATGGGAGGAAGTGACGCCCATGCCCAGAGCCCTGACTGAATTCCACTGCCAGCTCATCAGCTTTAACAGGCACACAAACCCATGGAGGGACATAGAATGA
- the kbtbd3 gene encoding kelch repeat and BTB domain-containing protein 3 isoform X1, with amino-acid sequence MVLRSYKQVTVFPSSRGISRFRKVQASSIHGSATMAEQKEPCTEIRERHTLLQVSNSHALQLLGVLRSFRERGLLFDFTIKVQEHSFPCHRCVLAACSDFFRAMFEAAMRECDDGSVTLCNQSLAVVDSFLDFAYSGEILITEGNVDSLFQLASFLQVSVLFRACSDFLLGMIDLGNCLSLLALAEVYGSDSLLQSAMDFVVQNFHDLSNTQDFLDMQVNVLEECLRSDALCVPSEESVVMSLLKWIHRDIPGRQKLLPALLPLTRLHQLPQHALETLHDSDLLSGNHSCMALISAAQNRQSQHCGLFTDARPATTQSYIYIHKTEENGEIRHSFCYCLETDQWKELGMDQGDGMSTVPDLPGSHLTSYAEKMFITGGCRGNCFRTVRIHVAEPFHDATDEVWCFSPATRTCTPAPAMPRPRTMHTAVVCMDRVYVIGGRTKGSTGASPSLLEVEYFNPLAKSWFSVSPLPTAIFYPEASACGSIIYTLGSEVEITDSFNPSLDCFFSYDAQLDQWCRLVAEFGQFFHATLVKAVSINKTLHLCDLSTYKVFSFCPQTCVWKGEGSFECAGFNAGAVGTREKIYILGGDYSPDEITDEVQVYHSDRSQWEEVTPMPRALTEFHCQLISFNRHTNPWRDIE; translated from the exons ATGGTATTGCGTAGCTACAAGCAAGTCACAGTATTTCCGAGTTCTCGCGGGATATCACGTTTCCGGAAAGTACAAGCGAGCTCTATCCATGGTTCTGCTACT ATGGCTGAGCAGAAAGAGCCCTGCACTGAGATCCGAGAACGACATACGCTGCTGCAGGTATCAAATTCACATGCACTTCAGTTGCTGGGTGTTCTGAGGTCTTTTCGGGAGCGAGgccttttatttgatttcaccaTAAAAGTCCAGGAGCACAGTTTCCCCTGCCATCGCTGTGTTCTTGCTGCATGCAGCGATTTCTTCAG GGCCATGTTTGAGGCGGCTATGCGAGAATGTGATGATGGTTCAGTAACACTGTGTAACCAGTCTCTGGCTGTGGTGGACTCCTTCCTGGATTTTGCCTACTCTGGCGAGATTCTTATTACAGAAGGAAATGTAGACTCACTGTTTCAGCTCGCCTCCTTTTTGCAG GTGTCAGTTCTGTTCAGAGCCTGCAGTGACTTCTTGTTAGGAATGATAGATCTTGGTAACTGCCTGTCACTGTTGGCCCTCGCTGAAGTGTATGGCTCAGACTCCCTCCTCCAAAGTGCCATGGACTTTGTGGTTCAAAACTTCCACGACCTTTCCAACACTCAAGACTTCCTGGACATGCAG GTGAATGTGTTGGAGGAATGCCTCAGGTCAGATGCCCTCTGTGTGCCCAGTGAGGAGTCTGTGGTCATGTCACTTCTAAAATGGATCCACCGAGACATTCCGGGAAGACAGAAGCTGCTACCTGCATTGTTACCTCTGACGAGACTTCACCAGCTACCACAACACGCACTTGAG ACTCTTCATGACTCAGATCTGCTTAGCGGCAATCATTCCTGTATGGCTCTGATCTCAGCGGCTCAAAATAGACAGAGTCAGCACTGTGGCCTATTCACCGATGCCAGGCCTGCCACCACACAAAGCTACATTTACATCCACAAGACGGAGGAGAACGGAGAGATCCGACACTCTTTCTGCTACTGCCTGGAAACAGACCAGTGGAAGGAGCTTGGAATGGACCAGGGGGATGGAATGAGCACAGTGCCAGACCTGCCCGGCTCCCACCTGACAAGCTATGCTGAGAAG ATGTTTATCACTGGAGGTTGCCGTGGAAACTGTTTCCGGACAGTACGAATCCACGTGGCAGAGCCTTTCCATGATGCTACCGATGAGGTTTGGTGCTTCTCCCCTGCAACTAGAACCTGCACACCGGCTCCAGCGATGCCCAGACCCCGAACCATGCACACAGCAGTGGTCTGTATGGACCGAGTTTATGTCATTGGGGGGCGGACGAAAGGATCCACAGGGGCTTCTCCCAGTCTACTAGAG GTGGAGTATTTTAACCCATTGGCCAAGAGCTGGTTTTCAGTCAGTCCACTGCCGACAGCAATCTTCTATCCTGAGGCCAGTGCTTGTGGCAGCATTATCTACACTTTGGGATCAGAGGTGGAGATAACAGACTCCTTCAATCCCTCACTGGACTGTTTCTTTAGCTATGATGCCCAACTGGACCAGTGGTGCCGCCTGGTGGCAGAATTTGGCCAGTTTTTCCACGCGACGCTAGTCAAGGCCGTGTCAATTAAtaaaacactgcacctctgtgACCTGTCCACTTACAAG GTGTTCAGTTTCTGCCCTCAGACATGTGTGTGGAAGGGCGAGGGGTCATTTGAGTGTGCAGGGTTCAACGCTGGAGCAGTTGGTACAAGAGAGAAAATTTACATTTTAGGTGGAGACTATTCCCCTGATGAGATTACAGATGAAGTCCAG GTGTACCATAGTGACAGGAGTCAATGGGAGGAAGTGACGCCCATGCCCAGAGCCCTGACTGAATTCCACTGCCAGCTCATCAGCTTTAACAGGCACACAAACCCATGGAGGGACATAGAATGA
- the kbtbd3 gene encoding kelch repeat and BTB domain-containing protein 3 isoform X3 codes for MVLRSYKQVTVFPSSRGISRFRKVQASSIHGSATMAEQKEPCTEIRERHTLLQVSNSHALQLLGVLRSFRERGLLFDFTIKVQEHSFPCHRCVLAACSDFFRAMFEAAMRECDDGSVTLCNQSLAVVDSFLDFAYSGEILITEGNVDSLFQLASFLQVSVLFRACSDFLLGMIDLGNCLSLLALAEVYGSDSLLQSAMDFVVQNFHDLSNTQDFLDMQVNVLEECLRSDALCVPSEESVVMSLLKWIHRDIPGRQKLLPALLPLTRLHQLPQHALETLHDSDLLSGNHSCMALISAAQNRQSQHCGLFTDARPATTQSYIYIHKTEENGEIRHSFCYCLETDQWKELGMDQGDGMSTVPDLPGSHLTSYAEKMFITGGCRGNCFRTVRIHVAEPFHDATDEVWCFSPATRTCTPAPAMPRPRTMHTAVVCMDRVYVIGGRTKGSTGASPSLLEVEYFNPLAKSWFSVSPLPTAIFYPEASACGSIIYTLGSEVEITDSFNPSLDCFFSYDAQLDQWCRLVAEFGQFFHATLVKAVSINKTLHLCDLSTYKVGFTVFDVSFL; via the exons ATGGTATTGCGTAGCTACAAGCAAGTCACAGTATTTCCGAGTTCTCGCGGGATATCACGTTTCCGGAAAGTACAAGCGAGCTCTATCCATGGTTCTGCTACT ATGGCTGAGCAGAAAGAGCCCTGCACTGAGATCCGAGAACGACATACGCTGCTGCAGGTATCAAATTCACATGCACTTCAGTTGCTGGGTGTTCTGAGGTCTTTTCGGGAGCGAGgccttttatttgatttcaccaTAAAAGTCCAGGAGCACAGTTTCCCCTGCCATCGCTGTGTTCTTGCTGCATGCAGCGATTTCTTCAG GGCCATGTTTGAGGCGGCTATGCGAGAATGTGATGATGGTTCAGTAACACTGTGTAACCAGTCTCTGGCTGTGGTGGACTCCTTCCTGGATTTTGCCTACTCTGGCGAGATTCTTATTACAGAAGGAAATGTAGACTCACTGTTTCAGCTCGCCTCCTTTTTGCAG GTGTCAGTTCTGTTCAGAGCCTGCAGTGACTTCTTGTTAGGAATGATAGATCTTGGTAACTGCCTGTCACTGTTGGCCCTCGCTGAAGTGTATGGCTCAGACTCCCTCCTCCAAAGTGCCATGGACTTTGTGGTTCAAAACTTCCACGACCTTTCCAACACTCAAGACTTCCTGGACATGCAG GTGAATGTGTTGGAGGAATGCCTCAGGTCAGATGCCCTCTGTGTGCCCAGTGAGGAGTCTGTGGTCATGTCACTTCTAAAATGGATCCACCGAGACATTCCGGGAAGACAGAAGCTGCTACCTGCATTGTTACCTCTGACGAGACTTCACCAGCTACCACAACACGCACTTGAG ACTCTTCATGACTCAGATCTGCTTAGCGGCAATCATTCCTGTATGGCTCTGATCTCAGCGGCTCAAAATAGACAGAGTCAGCACTGTGGCCTATTCACCGATGCCAGGCCTGCCACCACACAAAGCTACATTTACATCCACAAGACGGAGGAGAACGGAGAGATCCGACACTCTTTCTGCTACTGCCTGGAAACAGACCAGTGGAAGGAGCTTGGAATGGACCAGGGGGATGGAATGAGCACAGTGCCAGACCTGCCCGGCTCCCACCTGACAAGCTATGCTGAGAAG ATGTTTATCACTGGAGGTTGCCGTGGAAACTGTTTCCGGACAGTACGAATCCACGTGGCAGAGCCTTTCCATGATGCTACCGATGAGGTTTGGTGCTTCTCCCCTGCAACTAGAACCTGCACACCGGCTCCAGCGATGCCCAGACCCCGAACCATGCACACAGCAGTGGTCTGTATGGACCGAGTTTATGTCATTGGGGGGCGGACGAAAGGATCCACAGGGGCTTCTCCCAGTCTACTAGAG GTGGAGTATTTTAACCCATTGGCCAAGAGCTGGTTTTCAGTCAGTCCACTGCCGACAGCAATCTTCTATCCTGAGGCCAGTGCTTGTGGCAGCATTATCTACACTTTGGGATCAGAGGTGGAGATAACAGACTCCTTCAATCCCTCACTGGACTGTTTCTTTAGCTATGATGCCCAACTGGACCAGTGGTGCCGCCTGGTGGCAGAATTTGGCCAGTTTTTCCACGCGACGCTAGTCAAGGCCGTGTCAATTAAtaaaacactgcacctctgtgACCTGTCCACTTACAAGGTAGGATTTACTGTGTTTGATGTAAGTTTTCTTTGA
- the kbtbd3 gene encoding kelch repeat and BTB domain-containing protein 3 isoform X4, whose amino-acid sequence MVLRSYKQVTVFPSSRGISRFRKVQASSIHGSATMAEQKEPCTEIRERHTLLQVSNSHALQLLGVLRSFRERGLLFDFTIKVQEHSFPCHRCVLAACSDFFRAMFEAAMRECDDGSVTLCNQSLAVVDSFLDFAYSGEILITEGNVDSLFQLASFLQVSVLFRACSDFLLGMIDLGNCLSLLALAEVYGSDSLLQSAMDFVVQNFHDLSNTQDFLDMQVNVLEECLRSDALCVPSEESVVMSLLKWIHRDIPGRQKLLPALLPLTRLHQLPQHALETLHDSDLLSGNHSCMALISAAQNRQSQHCGLFTDARPATTQSYIYIHKTEENGEIRHSFCYCLETDQWKELGMDQGDGMSTVPDLPGSHLTSYAEKMFITGGCRGNCFRTVRIHVAEPFHDATDEVWCFSPATRTCTPAPAMPRPRTMHTAVVCMDRVYVIGGRTKGSTGASPSLLEL is encoded by the exons ATGGTATTGCGTAGCTACAAGCAAGTCACAGTATTTCCGAGTTCTCGCGGGATATCACGTTTCCGGAAAGTACAAGCGAGCTCTATCCATGGTTCTGCTACT ATGGCTGAGCAGAAAGAGCCCTGCACTGAGATCCGAGAACGACATACGCTGCTGCAGGTATCAAATTCACATGCACTTCAGTTGCTGGGTGTTCTGAGGTCTTTTCGGGAGCGAGgccttttatttgatttcaccaTAAAAGTCCAGGAGCACAGTTTCCCCTGCCATCGCTGTGTTCTTGCTGCATGCAGCGATTTCTTCAG GGCCATGTTTGAGGCGGCTATGCGAGAATGTGATGATGGTTCAGTAACACTGTGTAACCAGTCTCTGGCTGTGGTGGACTCCTTCCTGGATTTTGCCTACTCTGGCGAGATTCTTATTACAGAAGGAAATGTAGACTCACTGTTTCAGCTCGCCTCCTTTTTGCAG GTGTCAGTTCTGTTCAGAGCCTGCAGTGACTTCTTGTTAGGAATGATAGATCTTGGTAACTGCCTGTCACTGTTGGCCCTCGCTGAAGTGTATGGCTCAGACTCCCTCCTCCAAAGTGCCATGGACTTTGTGGTTCAAAACTTCCACGACCTTTCCAACACTCAAGACTTCCTGGACATGCAG GTGAATGTGTTGGAGGAATGCCTCAGGTCAGATGCCCTCTGTGTGCCCAGTGAGGAGTCTGTGGTCATGTCACTTCTAAAATGGATCCACCGAGACATTCCGGGAAGACAGAAGCTGCTACCTGCATTGTTACCTCTGACGAGACTTCACCAGCTACCACAACACGCACTTGAG ACTCTTCATGACTCAGATCTGCTTAGCGGCAATCATTCCTGTATGGCTCTGATCTCAGCGGCTCAAAATAGACAGAGTCAGCACTGTGGCCTATTCACCGATGCCAGGCCTGCCACCACACAAAGCTACATTTACATCCACAAGACGGAGGAGAACGGAGAGATCCGACACTCTTTCTGCTACTGCCTGGAAACAGACCAGTGGAAGGAGCTTGGAATGGACCAGGGGGATGGAATGAGCACAGTGCCAGACCTGCCCGGCTCCCACCTGACAAGCTATGCTGAGAAG ATGTTTATCACTGGAGGTTGCCGTGGAAACTGTTTCCGGACAGTACGAATCCACGTGGCAGAGCCTTTCCATGATGCTACCGATGAGGTTTGGTGCTTCTCCCCTGCAACTAGAACCTGCACACCGGCTCCAGCGATGCCCAGACCCCGAACCATGCACACAGCAGTGGTCTGTATGGACCGAGTTTATGTCATTGGGGGGCGGACGAAAGGATCCACAGGGGCTTCTCCCAGTCTACTAGAG CTATGA